The nucleotide sequence ATCCGACGACCGAAAGTTTCCTTGCACAACTTGACCCGGCCGACTTTCATAATGAACTGATTCTAATCAAAGGTGCGCGAGAATTTCATTTCGAGCTCATCTCCGAAACCTTAGAACTGAAACAGCATGAAACCATACTGGAAATAAATCTCGACGCCATCGTCCACAATTACAACCTATTCAAATCGAAATTACGTCCCGAAACAAAAATCATCTGTATGGTAAAGGCTTTCGGCTACGGAGCCGGTTCTTATGAATTAGCAAAGACCTTACAGGACAGAGGAGCCGATTTCCTTGCAGTAGCCGTTGCCGACGAAGGAGCCGAATTGCGGAAAGCGGGAATAACCATGCCCATCTTGGTGATGAATCCCGAAATGAGCAGTTTCAGAACACTGTTCAGCTATTATCTCGAACCCGAAATATATAGTTTCGAACTGCTGAGAGCGATTATCGCAGAAGGGGAAAAATTAGGTTTAGCGGGCTATCCTGTGCACATAAAAATAGATTCAGGCATGCATCGGCTCGGATTCGAAGAAAAGGATATGGAACAAGTCGTGGAAATTCTCAACGACCAAACCGTCGTCATCGCCCGTTCGGTCTTTTCTCATTTCGCAGGAAGCGACGAAAAAAGATTCGACGATTATTCTCATCGTCAAATCGAAACATTCTCCCGTTGTGCCGACTACCTACAACAACACTCCAAGCATAAAATACTGCGACACATACTAAATACGGCGGGAATATTACGCTTCCCCGAATACCAAATGGATATGGTAAGGCTGGGTATAGGATTATACGGAGTCTCCCCTATCGACACACCTTGCGGGCTGGAAACAGTCAGCACATTGAAAACAACTATCCTTCAAATCAAGACACTGTCTGCCGGAGAAACCATAGGGTACGGAAGAAAAGGTGTATTATCTCGCGATTCCCGCATAGCGGCAATTCCCATAGGATATGCCGACGGACTCGACCGCCATCTGGGAAATGGAAAAGGGGGTGTCGTTGTAAACGGAAAACGAGCTGCCATCGTAGGTAATATTTGTATGGACGTATGCATGATCGATGTAACCGATATAGATTGTAAACCGGGTGACCGAGTTGAAATATTCGGAGAACAACTGCCCGTCACCGAAATCGCAGAAAAACTCGATACAATCCCTTATGAAATTCTCACTTCGGTTTCTACCCGGGTGAAGCGAATCTATTACAGAGAATAAATACAGGCGTCTTAGGAAATTATTATACATTCCTTTTTTACAAAATTCCAATCGTTCAAAAAAACAATTTTTCTTTTGCCGATTCAAAAAAATAGAGGCCCTTCGGGGCCTCTATAAACTGAGATAATACTCTCTCATTTTTTAATTTCAATTTCTTCTTTCAGGTCAATTTCATTTCTCTCGGCATCATAAAATTTATATTCGAGATAAGCGAGAGACTGATTAGGAATTACTTTCAGCTGAAAAGTGTATTTACAGCGCCACTTCATCTTCAAAGAAAATACACCTTGATTGACATATGCAGCTACAAAAGGATGTACGTGTAATGTGAATTTCTTTATTTTCAACTTATACACCAGATAATGAATCTTCGACTCCAACAGATCGGTAAAAAGTAAGGAAGGAGGAATAGTACCTTTACCATGACAAGTCGGGCAATCTTCACTGGTAATAATATCGAGTGCCGGCCGCACCCGCTGGCGGGTAATCTGCATCAATCCGAATTTACTCAACGGCAAAATATTGTGCCTTGCCCTATCATTAGCCATCAGCTCACGCATGCGGTCATATAGTTTCTGACGGTTCTCGGCTTCGTCCATATCGATGAAATCGATCACGATAATACCGCCCATATCGCGCAACCTCAGTTGCCGTGCTATTTCTTCGGCGGCATTCATATTTACATCAAGGGCATTGCTCTCCTGATCGGAAGAAGCCTTCGAACGATTTCCGCTATTTACATCGATAACATGCAGAGCCTCTGTATGTTCGATAATGACATACGCTCCACTTTTAAAAGAAACGGTTTTTCCTAATGAAGATTTTATTTGCTTGGTAATAGCGAAATTATCAAAAATAGGCAACTCCCCATCGTAAAGTTTAACTATATCTTTTCGATCGGGAGAAATAAGACTCACATAGTTGTATATTTGGTTATATGTTTCCTTATCGTTTACATAAATATTTTCGAAAGAAGGGCTAAATATATCACGCAGTATCCCTACGGTTCTACCCGTTTCCTCATAAACGAGCGACGGAAGCTGAGCCTTTTGCAACTTCACTAACATATCTTCCCAACACCTTACCAACGTTTTAAGTTCGTTATTCAACTCTGCGACCCGTTTCCCTTCGGCAACAGTTCTGACAATCACACCGAAATTGCGGGGTTTAATACTTTGTATGAGCTGCCTAAGGCGCAATTTTTCCTCGTTCGATTTAATCTTTTGCGATACAGATACTTTATCTGAAAAAGGGATTAACACTAAAAAACGACCGGCAAAAGAAATCTCTGCCGTAAGGCGAGGTCCCTTAGACGAAATAGGTTCCTTAGCAATTTGAACCAACACTTCTTGACCCACCTTCAAAGCATCGTTAATCGTACCGTCTTTTTCAATATCGGGCAATAAATCAAATTTAGAAAGAGACAACACTCGTTTGCGATCGGCAAGCGACTGTTTAAGAAACTTTGCACTCGAATTATATTGTGTACCTAAATCGAGATAGTGCAGGAAAGCATCCTTTTCGTAACCTACATCAACAAATGCAGCATTAAGTCCCGGCATCAGCTTTTTGACCCGTCCCAAATAGATATCGCCCACAGAAAACGATATGTTCCGAGCCTCTTTCTGAAGCTCCACCAATCGATTATTCTCGAGCAATGCAATAGAAATCTCTTTGGGTTGTACGTCTACTACAAGTTCGCTGGACATAAATTGTTATTTAGATTACTGATATTCACGCAGCATGTCGGCCTTCTTAAAAAGAACAGGCATCCTGCCAAAAGAGTTTTTAATACTAACCATTTGTTATACAAAATGGTTTCGATAAAGCAGAAAGAACAAATCTAATGACTAAATCGCATTAAATTTGTTCTTCGTGTTCTGTCATTCATTGAGCCGACAGACATTATTTCTTCTTATGTCTGTTTTTTCTCAATCTTTTTTTGCGTTTGTGAGTAGCCATCTTATGGCCTTTTCTTTTTTTTCCACTCGGCATAACGGTATGCTTTTAAAGATTAATACTTATATTTATTGATTTTCTTATTTTACTTCACCCATAAAAGTTTTTGCAGGCTTAAATGCCGGAATGTTGTGGGCCGGAATTATTATCGTAGTATTTTTGGAAATATTGCGAGCCGTTTTCTGTGCTCTTTTCTTTACGATGAAACTACCAAAACCTCTCAGGTACACATTTTCACCTTTTGCCAAAGAGCCCTTTACACTCTCCATAAATTTTTCAACGGTTTCAAGAACAACAGCTTTTTCTATTCCTGTGTTTTTAGAAATTTCGTTTACAATGTCAGCCTTAGTCATTTTGCTATAAATTATAATATTTATGAATAATATTGTTTTTAATTTTTTGGACTGCAAATATATAGCTTTTTACCCATCTAAAAAAGCAAAAACACTTTTTTTTCTCAAATTAAAAGCCTCAATCCATACTGTTTTGCGAGTGCAAATATCGTACTTATTTTTTACTTTTCAGCAACTTATATTATTTTATTCTTATAGGAGTGTTCCATTCACCGGTTTAAGACAACCGGTAAAACCATTTACTCGATCGTTACATCTTAACGAATCTGAAAATAAACTACCCAAATAAAATTAAAAAAAGACTCTTATATAAACAAATTTGTAACATTCCGATTTATTTTCGTATATTCGCCCTTGTAAATCTCTATTCTCACATGGAAATTATAATTATAGTACTTCTTATTTTATGTAACGGAGTACTTTCTATGTCTGAAATTGCACTGGTTTCAGCACGAAAAGTCAAATTAGAAAATAGTGCGAAAAAAGGTAGCAAAGCGGCATTATCAGCCTTAAAACTATCACAAGACCCCGACCGATTTCTTTCAACCGTACAGATAGGTATTACCCTCATTGGAATTTTAACGGGTCTTTACTCTGGCGAAGCCTTAGCCCAAAGCCTTGCAAAACTATTAGCTAAAAGTTCTTTATTAGCTCCTTATGCAGTAGGTTTGGCACAAGCCATCATTGTTATTATAGTTACATATTTAACCCTTATCATCGGCGAATTGGTTCCCAAACGTATCGGTATGATAGCCTCGGAACGAGTAGCAAAGATCGTATCGAGACCTATGTCGTGGTTATCGTATATTGCATCGCCTTTCGTGTGGATACTCACCAAAAGTACAGCCGGGGTATGCCGTTTCTTAGGGCTTTCATCTCAAAAAGAAGGAATCACCGAAGACGAAATAAAAGCTATCGTTCGAGAAGGTACAGAGGGTGGGTGTGTACAGGAGGTAGAACAAGAGATTGTAGAACGAGTTTTTAACTTGGGAGATCGCAATATATCCTCTATCATGACCCACCGGAGCGACTTAATTTGTCTCGATGTGCAAGATAACAACACTACACTGAAATCAAAGATTACCAGTGATCTTCATGCCGTATATCCGCTATGCGAAGACAGCCTCGATAACATTATCGGAATAGTTTCTTTAAAAGATTTATTCGGAAAGATCGATGATAAAAATTTCGATATCAGAGCCGTCGCCTCAACCCCTTATTTCCTGCCGGAAAATATGAGTGTATATACTGCGATGGAAAGGCTCCGCAATGAAAACCAACGCTATGGATTAGTAACCGACGAATTTGGGAGTATTGAAGGAATTGTGACGATAAGCGATATTTTGGGAGCTTTGGTCGGTTCTGTATCATCGGGGCCTTCGGCAGATATTATTATCCGGGAAGATGGCTCTTGTCTCATCGACGGACAATGCTCTTTCTATGATTTTCTAGACCACTACGACATGACGGATCGTTATCAAGAATACAATTACAATACTCTAAGCGGGCTTATTCTCGAATTATTACAACACATTCCAACCGAAGGAGAAAAGATAGAATGGCTATGCTTCACTTTCGAAATCGTCGACATGGACGGAGCCCGCATCGATAAAGTTCTGGTTCAAAAAAATGAAACGGATAACATAACCTTGTAACATCGATCTCAATGACAAAGACCAAACTGAATATCGAATCTTGGAACCGGAAGGAACACTTCCGGTTCTTTTCTGCTTTTGACGATCCCTTTTTCGGAATAACTACAAACGTAGATTTTACTACTATATATCTCGAAGCCAAACATGATTCTCAATCTTTTTTCCTTTACTCGCTCCATCATATATTGACAAAAGCCAACGAAACAGACGAATTCAAATTAAGAATCGAGGAAGGGAATTCTGTCGTTAAATACGATACCATACACGTATCTCCGACAATAGGAAGAGAAGACGGAACATTCGGTTTCGCTTTTTTCGAATATATCCCCGATCGCAACGATTTCATTCAACAAGCAATTCAAGAGATAACAAGAGTAAAAAACAGTACAGGGTTATCCTTTTCGAAAAATACAGGAAGAGAAGACGTTATCAGATACTCTTCTATTCCGTGGTTCTCCTTCTCCGAAATGAAACACGCTGTTTCTTTCAAGAACGGAGACTCGGTTCCTCGCATATCGACAGGAAAACTCATCGACACAAATGGGAAAATGCTTCTTCCCATATCGATCTGTGCCCATCACGGACTCATGGACGGGAAACATGTAGCCCAATTCTTAAATAAATTATCCGAACCATAAAAAATTTCTGCTCCCCATAAGTCTTCCAATCCTGTCTTGTTATGACATAGATATACTATCTGTACCAATGGTAGAGACAAACGAAACGAGGTATATCCCCGATGAATTTGTTTTTACCTTCGTTTGTATTATCTTTGCACCCCTAAAAGATTTAGTATAAAACAGGAGAGGATAAATATCCTCCGTGTGCTTGAACACCACGTAAAAAACAAGAATTATGAATCGTTCTTTTTCCCTGCCCTTTTTAATCATGGGCGTCGTCTTTTGTGTCTGCCTCATCTGCTCGAATTTACTCGAAGTAAAGATGATTTCGTTAGGAGGTATTACTGCGACCGCAGGTCTCATCGTTTTCCCCATCTCTTACATTATCAACGATTGTATCGCAGAGGTTTGGGGGTATCGAAAAGCCCGACTCATTATTTGGCTCGGATTCCTGATGAACTTAATGGCTATCATCTTTATACAGATAGCGATTATATTACCATCGGCTCTATTTTGGGACGGACAGAAATCGTTCGAAACCGTATTTTCATCAACACCCCGCATCTTATTAGCAAGTTTCATAGCTTTCCTCGTAGGCTCCTTTTTGAACGCCTATGTCATGAGTAAAATGAAAATATCGAGCAAGGGTAAACACTTTTCATTACGAGCCATTACATCGACCGTAGTGGGCGAAAGTGCCGATTCGCTCTTGTTTTTTCCTATCGCATTCGGTGGAGTAGTCCCTGTAAACGAACTATTGATTCTCATTGTAACACAAGCCTGCCTTAAAACGGCCTATGAAATCGTCATATTGCCGGTAACGATAAGAGTCGTACGATTCGTAAAAAAGATAGACGGCAGCGATGTCTACGACCAGAAAGTTTCATACAACATATTCAAGATAAAAGAACTACAATAATCAACACGACTTATTATGAAATCAGAGACATCACAACTGACCCTGCTGGGACATAAGACCGTGTATAAACAGGATTATGCACCCGAGGTCTTGGAAACATTTATAAACAAACACCCGGAAAACGATTACTGGGTACGATTCAACTGCCCGGAGTTTACCAGTCTGTGCCCGATTACCGGACAACCCGATTTCGCTACCATACAAATCGACTATATTCCCGGAGAACATATGGTAGAAAGCAAGAGTCTGAAACTTTATTTATTCAGTTTCCGTAACCACGGAGCTTTTCATGAAGATTGCGTGAACATCATCATGAAAGACCTCGTTAAGCTCATGAATCCCAAATACATCGAAGTAACAGGTTTCTTCACGCCCCGCGGCGGTATCAGCATATATCCGTATTGTAATTACGGACAACCGGGTACAGAATACGAGCAAATGGCGAAACAGAGATTACAAAACCACCGTTAAACCGGCTCAGACTTCGGTGAACAACTTTCCTTGCCAAGTATCGCGTTCTTTCATTCGCTTCAACAAACGAGCCGTAAACTCATAGTTCTTTATCCCCCAATTCGGAGCGATAAGCAGTTCGGCCGGGGACTGAGAGACAAAACGTTCGATAGCGATGTGCGGAGACAATCGCTCGGCAAAATCGATTGCCAGATCGATATACTCATCGACATCGTACAAATGAAAATCATTCGGATTGCTTTTATATTCGGCAGCCATACGGGTATGGAGAATAAGCTGTAACTGATGCAACTTAATCGTGTCGAGCGGCAACCGGGACATCTTATCGGCATGAGATAAAATCATCTCCCGATTCTCTCCCGGCAATCCCAATATCATGTGAGCCCCCACTGCAATACCCATTTCAGCCGTACGACAAATAGCATCGACCGAAGCGGCAAAATCATGTCCCCGGTTAACCCTACGCAAAGTTTCGTCGCAAGTACTCTCCACGCCATACTCCACCAATACGAATGTATGTCGGGACAAATCCGCAAAATACTCCAACAGTCCGTCGGGCATACAATCGGGGCGAGTACCGACAATAATCCCCACGACACCGGGGTGAGACAACGCCTCCTCATACTTCTGCTTCAAAACAGCAAGCTCTCCATACGTATTCGTATAAGCCTGAAAATAGGCCAAATAGTGCATTTCAGGATATTTACGGGCAAAAAAAGCTATCCCCTCTTCCAACTGGGAGGTGATACTCTTCCCCGTGTGGCAATAATCAGGACTGAACGTCTGATTGTTGCAATAAGTACAACCACCGACCCCAATACTCCCGTCCCGATTAGGGCAAGTAAACCCTGCATGTAACGATATTTTTTGGACTTTGCAATCGAAATGGAGATTCAAAAAATCGGAAAAATCCCGATACCGTTTTTCTCCCGTCACCATCAATGCCCAAATTGATTATAAAATTCGACTACCGCAATAATTCCTTTTTCGTACATTTCGATCAGGAAATTTTCATTCGGCGAATGCGTGGCATCCGATTCTAATCCGAATCCCATTAAGACCGATTTCACACCCAAAACTTTTTCAAAAGTTGCTATAATAGGGATACTTCCTCCACGACGTACTGCCAATGGACGTTTTCCGAACGCCAGCTCATACCCCTTTTCCGCAGCCCGATAAGCCGGCAAATCGATAGGACATACATAGCTTTCACCCCCATGCATCGGGCTCACTTTCACCTTTACGCTACGAGGAGCGACAGAGTATATGTAATCGATAAACATCTTGGATATCTCCTCATGATTCTGATGGGGAACCAACCGGCAAGAAACTTTGGCATAGGCTTTTGACGGCAATACAGTTTTTGCACCTTCGCCCGTGTACCCGCCCCAAATACCGCAAATATCGAACGTAGGACGAATGGCGGTACGCTCCAAAGGTGAATAACCAACCTCTCCCGAAAGAGCTTCCACATCGATCGCCGCTTTATATTTTTCTTCATCATAAGGCACGGCTCCCAACATGGCTCGTTCTTGCGCCGAAACAGTTTCTACTTTGTCGTAAAAATGCGGTAAGGTTATATGACCATTTTCATCTACGACACCGGCCAGCATTTTGCAAAGTTCGTTAATGGGATTAGCTACCGTTCCCCCGAAAATTCCCGAATGCAAATCCCGATTAGGACCAGTGACCTCTATCTCCCAATAGGCCAATCCTCGCAATCCGGTCGTGATAGACGGAGTATCCAAACCGACCATACTCGTGTCTGAGACCAGTATCACATCGCATTTCAACAAATCGAGGTGTTCCTTACAAAAAGCCTCTACTCCGGGGGAACCGATTTCCTCGCCACCCTCTATCAAAAATTTCACATTACAGCGTAACAAACCCTCTTTGACCGCAATTTCAAAGGCTTTCAACTGGATAAACCCTTGCCCTTTGTCATCGTCGGCCCCCCGAGCCCACAATTTCCCGTCTTTTACTACCGGCTCGAAAGGCTCGGTATGCCACAGTTCAAGCGGTTCGACAGGCATCACATCATAATGAGCATATACCAGTACCGTAGGGAAACTCCTATCAACTATCTTTTCGGCGAAAACCACAGGCGAGGCCGAGGTAGGCATCACTTCGGCTCTATCGGCTCCGGCTTCCAAAAGCAAATCCCTCCATCGTTCGGCACAAAGCTGCATATCCTTTCTATGTTCAGGCAACGCACTGATAGAAGGAATACGAAGCAACGAAAATAACTCGTTGAAAAAACGCTCTCTATGACTGTCTATATACTTTTTTGTATCCATATTTTTTAATTTATAATTTATGACTTTGTGCCAACAAATAATAATCGAGAATAACCATTGCTGCCATAGCTTCCACCACAGGTACGGCACGGGGCAATACGCAAGGGTCATGACGTCCTTTTGCCCTCAACACGGTCGGGTTTCCTTGCGAATCGACTGTCTCTATATCTTTCAATAAAGTAGCGACCGGCTTGAACGCGACTCTGAAATAAATATCTTCTCCATTGGAAATTCCACCTTGAATCCCACCCGAATGATTGGTTCTCGCTACGATTTTGCCCTGTTGAGTTTCGAATACATCATTCATTTGAGAACCTCTGTATCTCACCCCTCCAAAACCCATACCATATTCAAAGCCTTTTACAGCGTTTATGCTCAACATCGCACTACCCAATGCGGCATGCAGCTTGTCGAACACAGGCTCGCCCAACCCTGCCGGAACATGTCGAACGACACAGGTAACAACACCTCCCACTGTATCGCCTTCTGACTTTACTTTTCCGATATATTCCTCCATTCGTTTTGCCATATCCGCATCGGGACAACGTACCGGATTTTTTTCTATCTCGTCGAAGTCATATCGATTATAATCGCCGGACAAAGACAATTCCCCCACCTGCGAAGTATACGCCCAGACTTCTATGCCCAGCCGAGTTAAAACAAGTTTTGCAAGAGCTCCGGCGACACAGCGAGCTATCGTCTCGCGAGCCGAAGAACGACCACCTCCCCGATGATCCCGTACCCCGTATTTCTGGGTGTATGTATAATCGGCATGCGAAGGGCGGAACACCTCCCGCAAATTATCATAATCCGATGAGTGTTGATTCTCATTATACACAAGAAAACCGATAGGCGTACCGGTTGTCTTCCCTTCGAAAATCCCGGAGAGGAATTCTACCCGATCGTTTTCTTTACGAGAGGTGACAATCGACGATTGCCCGGGACGACGCCTGTTTAACTCTCGCTGTATATACTCCATATCCACAGGAATACCGGCAGGCATACCGTCTACCACCCCACCGATCGCCCTACCATGAGACTCTCCGAATGAAGTAAGTGTAAAGAGATTTCCGAACGTGTTCATCTCGATTATTGTATTAGTTAATTAAACAAAGATAGTACAAACTAAAAGCAAAAACAATACTCGCATGAATTATACCGGTCATTCTATAACTTATAATACAAATATTTATCTTCCATATAGAACCTTAATCCTATTGTTACAAATATAGATAAGAGAACTAAAAAGCGAACGACTCCATTTTTCGACGATGGTACATTTTCCATAACATCGAACATAATAATCTCAAATACTGTTATTTATTTTCAAAGGAGCCATATACTCCTTTCCTCAAAAAAATAATATAAACAAATATCATATCGATTTTTTCTTTATTTTTGTAAATCAATTTCTAAAACTAAAAAAATGAAGAGCATTAAAATTATGTCTTGTATATTGGCTGCCGGCATGCTATTTACAAGCTGTAACATGTCAAATACCGGAAAAGGAGCCCTTATCGGGGGAGGTAGCGGGGCCGCTGTCGGCGCCGGATTAGGTGCGATTTTCGGAAAAGGCAAAGGAGCTGCTATCGGTGCTGCCGTGGGTGCTGCCGTAGGAACAACGGCAGGAGCCCTTATCGGAAAGAAAATGGACAAAGCGGCCGAACAAGCCAAACAGGTAGAAGGTGCACAAGTCGAGCAAGTTACCGACAACAATGGATTACAAGCTGTAAAAGTGACATTCGACTCGGGAATCCTTTTCTCGACAAGCAGTTCAAACCTCAGTTCATCGG is from Barnesiella intestinihominis YIT 11860 and encodes:
- a CDS encoding TIGR01212 family radical SAM protein (This family includes YhcC from E. coli K-12, an uncharacterized radical SAM protein.), producing the protein MVTGEKRYRDFSDFLNLHFDCKVQKISLHAGFTCPNRDGSIGVGGCTYCNNQTFSPDYCHTGKSITSQLEEGIAFFARKYPEMHYLAYFQAYTNTYGELAVLKQKYEEALSHPGVVGIIVGTRPDCMPDGLLEYFADLSRHTFVLVEYGVESTCDETLRRVNRGHDFAASVDAICRTAEMGIAVGAHMILGLPGENREMILSHADKMSRLPLDTIKLHQLQLILHTRMAAEYKSNPNDFHLYDVDEYIDLAIDFAERLSPHIAIERFVSQSPAELLIAPNWGIKNYEFTARLLKRMKERDTWQGKLFTEV
- a CDS encoding queuosine precursor transporter, whose product is MNRSFSLPFLIMGVVFCVCLICSNLLEVKMISLGGITATAGLIVFPISYIINDCIAEVWGYRKARLIIWLGFLMNLMAIIFIQIAIILPSALFWDGQKSFETVFSSTPRILLASFIAFLVGSFLNAYVMSKMKISSKGKHFSLRAITSTVVGESADSLLFFPIAFGGVVPVNELLILIVTQACLKTAYEIVILPVTIRVVRFVKKIDGSDVYDQKVSYNIFKIKELQ
- the queF gene encoding preQ(1) synthase, which produces MKSETSQLTLLGHKTVYKQDYAPEVLETFINKHPENDYWVRFNCPEFTSLCPITGQPDFATIQIDYIPGEHMVESKSLKLYLFSFRNHGAFHEDCVNIIMKDLVKLMNPKYIEVTGFFTPRGGISIYPYCNYGQPGTEYEQMAKQRLQNHR
- a CDS encoding chloramphenicol acetyltransferase, whose translation is MTKTKLNIESWNRKEHFRFFSAFDDPFFGITTNVDFTTIYLEAKHDSQSFFLYSLHHILTKANETDEFKLRIEEGNSVVKYDTIHVSPTIGREDGTFGFAFFEYIPDRNDFIQQAIQEITRVKNSTGLSFSKNTGREDVIRYSSIPWFSFSEMKHAVSFKNGDSVPRISTGKLIDTNGKMLLPISICAHHGLMDGKHVAQFLNKLSEP
- a CDS encoding dipeptidase produces the protein MDTKKYIDSHRERFFNELFSLLRIPSISALPEHRKDMQLCAERWRDLLLEAGADRAEVMPTSASPVVFAEKIVDRSFPTVLVYAHYDVMPVEPLELWHTEPFEPVVKDGKLWARGADDDKGQGFIQLKAFEIAVKEGLLRCNVKFLIEGGEEIGSPGVEAFCKEHLDLLKCDVILVSDTSMVGLDTPSITTGLRGLAYWEIEVTGPNRDLHSGIFGGTVANPINELCKMLAGVVDENGHITLPHFYDKVETVSAQERAMLGAVPYDEEKYKAAIDVEALSGEVGYSPLERTAIRPTFDICGIWGGYTGEGAKTVLPSKAYAKVSCRLVPHQNHEEISKMFIDYIYSVAPRSVKVKVSPMHGGESYVCPIDLPAYRAAEKGYELAFGKRPLAVRRGGSIPIIATFEKVLGVKSVLMGFGLESDATHSPNENFLIEMYEKGIIAVVEFYNQFGH
- the aroC gene encoding chorismate synthase — its product is MNTFGNLFTLTSFGESHGRAIGGVVDGMPAGIPVDMEYIQRELNRRRPGQSSIVTSRKENDRVEFLSGIFEGKTTGTPIGFLVYNENQHSSDYDNLREVFRPSHADYTYTQKYGVRDHRGGGRSSARETIARCVAGALAKLVLTRLGIEVWAYTSQVGELSLSGDYNRYDFDEIEKNPVRCPDADMAKRMEEYIGKVKSEGDTVGGVVTCVVRHVPAGLGEPVFDKLHAALGSAMLSINAVKGFEYGMGFGGVRYRGSQMNDVFETQQGKIVARTNHSGGIQGGISNGEDIYFRVAFKPVATLLKDIETVDSQGNPTVLRAKGRHDPCVLPRAVPVVEAMAAMVILDYYLLAQSHKL
- a CDS encoding hemolysin family protein, translating into MEIIIIVLLILCNGVLSMSEIALVSARKVKLENSAKKGSKAALSALKLSQDPDRFLSTVQIGITLIGILTGLYSGEALAQSLAKLLAKSSLLAPYAVGLAQAIIVIIVTYLTLIIGELVPKRIGMIASERVAKIVSRPMSWLSYIASPFVWILTKSTAGVCRFLGLSSQKEGITEDEIKAIVREGTEGGCVQEVEQEIVERVFNLGDRNISSIMTHRSDLICLDVQDNNTTLKSKITSDLHAVYPLCEDSLDNIIGIVSLKDLFGKIDDKNFDIRAVASTPYFLPENMSVYTAMERLRNENQRYGLVTDEFGSIEGIVTISDILGALVGSVSSGPSADIIIREDGSCLIDGQCSFYDFLDHYDMTDRYQEYNYNTLSGLILELLQHIPTEGEKIEWLCFTFEIVDMDGARIDKVLVQKNETDNITL
- a CDS encoding ribonuclease E/G, yielding MSSELVVDVQPKEISIALLENNRLVELQKEARNISFSVGDIYLGRVKKLMPGLNAAFVDVGYEKDAFLHYLDLGTQYNSSAKFLKQSLADRKRVLSLSKFDLLPDIEKDGTINDALKVGQEVLVQIAKEPISSKGPRLTAEISFAGRFLVLIPFSDKVSVSQKIKSNEEKLRLRQLIQSIKPRNFGVIVRTVAEGKRVAELNNELKTLVRCWEDMLVKLQKAQLPSLVYEETGRTVGILRDIFSPSFENIYVNDKETYNQIYNYVSLISPDRKDIVKLYDGELPIFDNFAITKQIKSSLGKTVSFKSGAYVIIEHTEALHVIDVNSGNRSKASSDQESNALDVNMNAAEEIARQLRLRDMGGIIVIDFIDMDEAENRQKLYDRMRELMANDRARHNILPLSKFGLMQITRQRVRPALDIITSEDCPTCHGKGTIPPSLLFTDLLESKIHYLVYKLKIKKFTLHVHPFVAAYVNQGVFSLKMKWRCKYTFQLKVIPNQSLAYLEYKFYDAERNEIDLKEEIEIKK
- a CDS encoding OmpA family protein; the encoded protein is MKSIKIMSCILAAGMLFTSCNMSNTGKGALIGGGSGAAVGAGLGAIFGKGKGAAIGAAVGAAVGTTAGALIGKKMDKAAEQAKQVEGAQVEQVTDNNGLQAVKVTFDSGILFSTSSSNLSSSAKSSLSKFANDVLNQNRDMDVTIYGYTDNQGWKNSTAEQSYQKNLNLSQERAQSVASYLLACGVSTNQIKSVQGMGEANPIADNSTAAGRQENRRVEIYLYASQQMIQQAEAGTL
- a CDS encoding HU family DNA-binding protein, yielding MNIIIYSKMTKADIVNEISKNTGIEKAVVLETVEKFMESVKGSLAKGENVYLRGFGSFIVKKRAQKTARNISKNTTIIIPAHNIPAFKPAKTFMGEVK